The Calditrichota bacterium sequence ATCCCTAAAGACCGAATAAAACAGAGAAAAAATCCCGGCTTTTTTCTGCCTCCAGATGGCCACCGGATAATCGGCGTAATATTCAATAAGCGGAGACTCAATTGTCTGGTTCTCCACTAAATCTGAAATAAGATATTTCTTGGAAAATTTAATTTGGGGCGGCTGGTGCAGAACACGCCTTACCTGAATGCGAATACCTACAATGCCTGCATTGCCTTCTCGGGTCGTTTTTTTGTACACCAGCCAGAGTGGAAGTGTTTTTTCGGTGTTTCCATCTTCAAAGCGAAAGGCCGCTTCATAAAGATAGCGCGTGAGATAGGGTTCCGTTTCGTTGATAGTGGAATCCGCTGCAATAGGAAAAATTTTAAAAGCTGATTGTGCGCGGGCGAGAAAAGGCAAAAGGACCAACGAAAGAAACACTGCCCAAATCATCTTTCCCATTTTAGCTCCTCCATAATGAGCATACTTTTATAGCGGTTCATTATTTCCAGCAGAAAACTGGATGCACTTTTTCTACCGCAACAGCAAAATTTTCAGCCGCTTAACCTGATTCTTCACCTGAACTACAACAAAATAGGTACCGGAGGGAACCATGTGGCCCCAATCGTCTGTGGCGTTCCACACGATCTCCACCGTACCGCTCTGGGGCACAGCCAGCCGCCACTGACGCACCTGCTGTCCCAGCACATTAAAAATCCGAAGCACCACCCGTTGGTGCCGCAATTTCAGAGGAATTTGAATTTTCAGCGTGGTAGCCGGATTAAAGGGATTGGGGTACGCTTCCAGCAAAAACAGTTGATCCGGCAAACGGCCATTTCCTTCGACCCCGGTGCCAGGTTGATTGTACCGATCATTGTTGTTCTGCGCTTGCTGAAGCTGCTTGTAATAGGCTTCGGCTTCCGGATTGGGCACCAAAAAGGCGGTGTACGCCGTGAGCACGCGCGAGCGCACACTTAGATCAATCATATTGTCCACCATCCAACTGCTCTGGGATTTGTGCGCCAATTCCTGCAAATGGTGCCCAAACCAGGCTGTCGCTATTTGCCCGGAACCCGGAAACACATCCGATGCCTGGACCTGAAATGTGCGCAATGCCAGGGTGTCTGCTGTTCGTCCAATCACGGTCACATCTGCCGGAAATGTCCCTTCAAACCGGCCGGTTTGAATCACGGGGAAATCCAGGGGATAGTAGCCGCGAAACAGCGAAAAAAGCTGTTTGTTGTACGAATAGCCGTTCTGAAAGCGCACCTGCACCTCCACTTCCTGGTAGTGGCTCACTTTCTCGAAAAACAGGGCGTCAAAAATGTTTTTCAAGGAATGAAATCGCAGGAAAAACAAATTTCCCCCCGTATCGCGCGTAAGGGCCGAGAGGAATGGGAAGGTCTCAATCATGTACCCGTGATCTTCCGTGTAACGAAGACGAGAGACGTTGTCCAGATCCAAAATGTGAAATTTAGTTCCGGCCGGAAAGTGAGATTCGATTTCCCTGGCGTAAGCCTGCCCGCCGGCCGTGGTTGTGGGAAGGTCGATTCTATTGGTAATCCAGACGACCTCACCGGGCGTGGCCTGTTTTTTCAGAAATTGCGTGCCTGCCGCAAACAACTCCTGAGAGCTGTTAAAGTGAAGAAACGGCCAGCCGGTACACCGGGCAAAAATCGTGTCCAGGTTGGCAGCCGTGCCCGCCAGCCAGTGCGTGCTGGCCTGAACAATATCGGCATAGGCCACAATAAGATTGACCGAATCTTGGGGCGAGAGCGCCTGCATCATGGATTCCTTCAAAGAGGAAAAAAGCAAATCGCTGGTCATGCCGGACGTATTGGTCACACTGTAATCAATTAAAATCAACCAGTTGCGCGGTGTACGCGAAATGGGCATCTCCGGTGGCAGGACGGCCATTTGGTAATAATGCCCTGTGCTGTCCGAGAACGTGGTCATAAAAAAGGAACCCGTTACAGGGGACGGCAAAACCAATTCCACAAACTGGTTGGCGTACGTGGGTAAAACGGCCCGGTACAGGGAATCTGTAACGTCTTTTTGGAACGTAACCCCAGGCGCTCCGATTAAATAAGGGGTTTCGTCCACGACCGGATCCGTGCGCACGTCAATCTCAAGGCTGTCTGCGCCACGCGGTGTACCCGTAATTTGCGGCAGGGGCAGCCAGGTCCGGAGGTGTCCTCCTGTAGGCCGTGCCGGAACCAAATATTGAATAAAAAATTTCTGCGCTTTCCCTCGCGTAATCGGGAACACCCGCATTTCGTACGGCACATTGCCGTTGGCGTCCGCCTTTCCCCGGGTCAAAATGGCGGGTTCCCGGTACCGGCTGCTCACCTCGCTGAACAAAAGCTCTGCCGTCCAGCGGTCCATGATGCGCGCCTGAATCAGGGAATCGTTGTACCAGAATTTCAAATCATGGACAATCGCTTCCTCGGGAAGC is a genomic window containing:
- a CDS encoding T9SS type A sorting domain-containing protein, with protein sequence MKKLLIFWVILFGTTGAFAADFSVYEAGYPHIRDANVNITHVKDVIVRRGAYIEHNLNLSVSYDFESWFFKNYTELEFQWKFTLPEEAIVHDLKFWYNDSLIQARIMDRWTAELLFSEVSSRYREPAILTRGKADANGNVPYEMRVFPITRGKAQKFFIQYLVPARPTGGHLRTWLPLPQITGTPRGADSLEIDVRTDPVVDETPYLIGAPGVTFQKDVTDSLYRAVLPTYANQFVELVLPSPVTGSFFMTTFSDSTGHYYQMAVLPPEMPISRTPRNWLILIDYSVTNTSGMTSDLLFSSLKESMMQALSPQDSVNLIVAYADIVQASTHWLAGTAANLDTIFARCTGWPFLHFNSSQELFAAGTQFLKKQATPGEVVWITNRIDLPTTTAGGQAYAREIESHFPAGTKFHILDLDNVSRLRYTEDHGYMIETFPFLSALTRDTGGNLFFLRFHSLKNIFDALFFEKVSHYQEVEVQVRFQNGYSYNKQLFSLFRGYYPLDFPVIQTGRFEGTFPADVTVIGRTADTLALRTFQVQASDVFPGSGQIATAWFGHHLQELAHKSQSSWMVDNMIDLSVRSRVLTAYTAFLVPNPEAEAYYKQLQQAQNNNDRYNQPGTGVEGNGRLPDQLFLLEAYPNPFNPATTLKIQIPLKLRHQRVVLRIFNVLGQQVRQWRLAVPQSGTVEIVWNATDDWGHMVPSGTYFVVVQVKNQVKRLKILLLR